Proteins from a genomic interval of Mycobacterium conspicuum:
- the mycP gene encoding type VII secretion-associated serine protease mycosin — MKRALTACCTAVLAAGLAAAPSAWAIAKPVVDPGVPPPSGAPGAVQPMEQRGPCSVTGVIPGTDPGAPTPSQTLLNLPAAWQFSRGDGQLVAVLDTGVRPSSRLPNVDPGGDFVESTDGLTDCDGHGTLVAGIIAGQPAPPGQEDGFSGVAPGARVLSIRVTSAKFSPRTPGGDPQLAQASLEVATLSRAIVHAADLGARVINISAATCVPADRPVDQAALGAALKYAAVDKDAVIVAAAGNTGSTGSLAGGTSCESNPLTDLGRPDDPRNWAGVTSISSPSWWQPYVLSTASLTPEGQPSKFTMAGPWVGVAAPGENIASVSNRDGGGLANGLPNDHNQQVALSGTSYASGYVSGVAALVRSKYPALTATQVVRRITATAHNGARAPSNVVGAGIVDPVAALTWQLPANPEAPVAQVKPVAAPPAPARKDNHPRTVAFVGTAVLALVVGAVAATTAIAARQRKEFTR; from the coding sequence ATGAAACGGGCGTTAACAGCCTGCTGCACAGCGGTTTTAGCCGCAGGGCTGGCTGCCGCTCCGTCGGCATGGGCGATCGCGAAGCCGGTGGTCGATCCGGGCGTGCCGCCGCCGAGCGGCGCGCCGGGGGCCGTGCAACCGATGGAGCAACGCGGCCCGTGCAGCGTCACCGGAGTCATTCCGGGCACCGATCCCGGCGCCCCAACACCCAGCCAGACGTTACTGAATCTCCCTGCGGCGTGGCAGTTCTCGCGCGGCGACGGGCAGCTGGTGGCGGTCCTCGACACCGGGGTGCGGCCCAGCTCGCGGCTACCGAATGTCGACCCCGGTGGTGACTTTGTCGAGTCGACCGACGGCCTGACCGATTGCGACGGGCACGGCACTTTGGTTGCCGGGATCATCGCGGGCCAGCCCGCCCCGCCCGGCCAGGAGGACGGCTTTTCCGGGGTCGCGCCCGGCGCGCGGGTGCTGTCCATCAGGGTCACGTCGGCCAAGTTCTCGCCTCGAACGCCGGGCGGCGATCCGCAGCTAGCGCAGGCCTCGCTGGAGGTGGCCACGCTGAGCCGGGCCATCGTGCATGCGGCCGATCTTGGGGCGCGGGTGATCAACATCTCCGCGGCCACCTGCGTGCCCGCCGACCGGCCCGTCGACCAGGCCGCGCTGGGCGCGGCGCTCAAGTACGCCGCGGTGGACAAGGACGCGGTGATCGTGGCGGCCGCGGGCAACACCGGGTCGACCGGGTCGCTGGCCGGCGGAACGTCGTGCGAGTCGAATCCGCTCACCGATTTGGGTCGCCCCGACGATCCGCGCAACTGGGCCGGCGTCACGTCGATCTCCAGTCCGTCGTGGTGGCAACCGTATGTGCTCTCGACGGCTTCGCTGACCCCGGAGGGGCAGCCGTCGAAATTCACCATGGCCGGCCCGTGGGTGGGGGTGGCCGCGCCCGGTGAAAACATCGCATCGGTCAGCAACCGCGACGGCGGCGGCCTGGCCAACGGGCTGCCCAACGACCACAACCAGCAGGTCGCCCTCAGCGGCACCAGCTACGCGTCCGGCTATGTGTCGGGGGTTGCGGCGCTGGTCCGCAGCAAATACCCGGCGCTGACCGCCACGCAGGTGGTGCGCCGGATCACCGCGACCGCGCACAACGGCGCCCGGGCGCCGTCCAACGTCGTCGGCGCCGGCATCGTGGACCCGGTGGCCGCGCTGACCTGGCAACTGCCCGCCAACCCGGAAGCCCCTGTGGCACAGGTAAAGCCGGTCGCCGCCCCGCCGGCGCC